ATTTAATGTTGTTGATAGGTGCAGTAGGAAATGGCGGATCTTAAGAATTTGATGGAGTACAGTGAAATCGTTAGCAAGATGTTCGCTGATGAAGATGAAGGATATCAGTTTTATAACGCATACGCTCTTGGCAAAGGGTTTAGTGTGAGGAAAAGCTATGTTGAGTGGAACAGTGACCACACTGAGCTCACCCTTCGGCGGTATGTTTGCAGTCGTCAAGGTTACCGTGAAGAGAAGTATGTGAAGAAGGAGATTAAGAAGCGGAGGCCACGGGATATAACTCGTGTTGGATGCCCTGCAAAATTGGTGATTGCACTAGATCGAAACAGCGGGCAGTGGTATGTGAAGAATTTCATCGATGAACATAACCATCCGCTGGCTCCAGCCGACCTTGGTTGTCTGCTGCGTTCACATCGATCAATCAGCGATGCGCAAAAGGCTGAAATCGTCTAGTTGGGGTTGCTGGGATCCGCAAACACcagatatttgaaattatgcaGATGCAGTACGGTGGGTATGACAAGGTTGGCTATACATCAAGGGACTTGTATAATTTCTGCCATCTCTATAAGCAAGAGATAATTGCTGGTGGTGATGCTCAAACAATAATCAGTCACCTGATGGAACGTCAAATTAGAGATTCTGATTTCTTTTTCAAGTACATGACTGATGGGGAAGGACACCTGCAGGGACTGTTCTGGTGTGATACTCAATATCTGCTTGATTATGAAGCATTTGGTGATGTTGTTGTATTTGATAGCACCTACAAAATAAATCGGTACAACCTGCCCCTTGTTCCTTTTGTTGGAGTGAATCACCATTACCGCAAAGTTATTTTCGGATGTGGAATTATTTCTCACGAGAATATCGAGTCATATGTGTGGCTGCTGAAAATGAAAACATTTACTGAAGCTAATGTTCAGAAGCATTCTATTTCCGTGATCACTGATGGAGACCTCGCTATGCAGAGAGCAATCAGTGTGGTGTGGCC
This genomic interval from Panicum virgatum strain AP13 chromosome 8K, P.virgatum_v5, whole genome shotgun sequence contains the following:
- the LOC120645432 gene encoding protein FAR1-RELATED SEQUENCE 5-like, coding for MADLKNLMEYSEIVSKMFADEDEGYQFYNAYALGKGFSVRKSYVEWNSDHTELTLRRYVCSRQGYREEKYVKKEIKKRRPRDITRVGCPAKLMQYGGYDKVGYTSRDLYNFCHLYKQEIIAGGDAQTIISHLMERQIRDSDFFFKYMTDGEGHLQGLFWCDTQYLLDYEAFGDVVVFDSTYKINRYNLPLVPFVGVNHHYRKVIFGCGIISHENIESYVWLLKMKTFTEANVQKHSISVITDGDLAMQRAISVVWPNSPHRLCGWHIEQNLVRNVHDNIVKAEFRIFMYDLCSIEEIERKWQAFFEKYDV